Below is a genomic region from Haloplasma contractile SSD-17B.
AGTCCGTTAGTAAGATTTCTACCTGATACTACCATTTCTTTTTCCTCTACTAAATCCTCGCGAACGGTAGCTAAAGCAATTTTAACTCGTTCAGCTGTAGACATTCCTATTTCAAAATTACGTTTCATTTTAATATATTTTTTAATCTCAGCATCTAAGTGGTTACCAGCAGTCTTAACGGAATTCGAAACGACTATGTCTCCTAGAGCTAAGACACCAACATCCGTTGACCCTCCACCGATATCAATAATCATTGATCCAGTAGGAGAGTAGATGTCAATTCCTACTCCAATGGCACCAGCTTTTACTTCTTCTTGTACTAATACATTGTTAATTCCAAATCCTTGTACAATATCTTTTAAAGCGTTACGCTCTACACCAGATAAATCAGAATGGCAACAAATTAATACTGTAGACTTTTTAAGCTTTGCTGATTGGTAATGCTCTAAGAAGTCATTTAATATATATTCGATTAACCTTATAGCTGCATTCTTATCAGCAATTACACCAGAAACTAATGGTTTTACCACGCGTACTTTTGCATGCGTTTTTCCTACCATATCATTTGCTTCATTTCCAACTGCAACTACTTCATCTGTCTCTTTATCAAAAGCAATTACTGTAGGTTCATTAAATATAATTCCTCTACTATTTGCATATACTAATGTGTTTACTGTACCTAGGTCTATCCCTAATTTTAATTCTTCTTTATTTGACATTTTCTCACCTCATAAGTATCTAGAAATAGTTGCATCATATGTAAATTTATAACTTTAAATTAGTCAGTAGGATTTACTAGATAACTACCACGGTTCTTAAGAAGTACTTTAGTACCTTCTACAACAGCAGTTAATGAATTTTCAGCAATTCGTACTGGTAAATTAATTTGCTCTTCAAAATATTCTTTAATACCAGGAATTAATGCTCCACCACCATCAACTACGATTCCATTGTCTACAATGTCAGCAGCTAATTCAGGAGGCGTTTGCTCGAGAACTGTGTATGCTACATTTCTTATTTCATCAAATATCGGTAGTAAGATATTGCGTATTTCATCTGAGTTAAGTTCTACAGATGAAGGTAACCCAGTAACTAGGTCACGCCCTGATACTCTGTAAGTTTGTAATTCATCAGTCTCTAGTA
It encodes:
- the mreB gene encoding rod shape-determining protein; the encoded protein is MSNKEELKLGIDLGTVNTLVYANSRGIIFNEPTVIAFDKETDEVVAVGNEANDMVGKTHAKVRVVKPLVSGVIADKNAAIRLIEYILNDFLEHYQSAKLKKSTVLICCHSDLSGVERNALKDIVQGFGINNVLVQEEVKAGAIGVGIDIYSPTGSMIIDIGGGSTDVGVLALGDIVVSNSVKTAGNHLDAEIKKYIKMKRNFEIGMSTAERVKIALATVREDLVEEKEMVVSGRNLTNGLPSRITVKQSEIRDVLRKPFQTIINAILKVLEQTPPEIATDIIENGVILNGGGSQIDGLKEFIESIINIEVKLSPYPLTAIVKGTKELLKNNGDYLVAPTD